The Blautia hydrogenotrophica DSM 10507 genome window below encodes:
- a CDS encoding MarR family winged helix-turn-helix transcriptional regulator produces the protein MSTKTNDFLREFNRLEKELNDLYHDVALKMGISDSAFSIFYILYTLGDGCLQKDICYEIFANKQTVNSSIRKLEKDGYIYLKQGRGRDKHIFLTESGRQFTEKHIIPVVQKENAAFTSLRLEEQKELLRLSKIYIENLKTKLREI, from the coding sequence ATGTCTACAAAAACCAACGATTTTCTAAGAGAATTCAATAGATTAGAGAAAGAACTCAATGATTTGTATCATGATGTCGCTCTAAAAATGGGAATTTCCGACAGCGCATTTTCTATCTTTTATATTCTCTACACTCTCGGAGACGGATGCCTGCAAAAAGATATCTGCTACGAAATTTTTGCAAATAAGCAGACTGTCAATTCTTCCATTCGAAAACTGGAAAAAGACGGCTACATCTATTTGAAACAGGGACGGGGACGGGACAAGCACATTTTTTTGACAGAGTCTGGAAGACAGTTCACAGAAAAACATATTATTCCAGTTGTCCAAAAAGAAAACGCTGCATTCACATCTCTGCGTTTGGAAGAACAAAAAGAACTTTTGCGCCTGTCCAAAATTTATATTGAAAATTTAAAAACAAAACTACGTGAGATCTAA
- the murC gene encoding UDP-N-acetylmuramate--L-alanine ligase, producing MYRIDFNTPQHIHFIGIGGISMSGLAEILLDKGFQISGSDSKTSPLTQALEAKGAQIFYGQRSSNIQDSVDVVVFTAAIHPDNPEYSCAVKKRLPMLTRAELLGQIMRNYDTPIAVAGTHGKTTTTSMISHILLESDCDPTISVGGILPVIGGNIRVGNSETFVTEACEYTNSFLSFFPKISLILNIDADHLDFFKDIEDIRHSFRLFAEKLPADGTLIINSDTDKYTEIIRDLPCEIITYGLNSNADYTAQNIQYNEYGYATFDCVKDGVNLGTYSLSVPGIHNVSNALATLVLGFKLGLNSEALKTGLKHFQGTDRRFQYKGKVGEVTVIDDYAHHPTEIKATLTAAKNYPHKSLWCVFQPHTYTRTKALLPEFARALTFADHVVLADIYAARETDNLGISSRDLQKQILELGTDCHYFSTFDEIENYLLENCIPGDLLITMGAGDVVNIGEDLLGQ from the coding sequence ATGTACAGAATAGACTTTAACACCCCTCAACATATCCACTTTATCGGAATTGGCGGAATCAGTATGAGCGGTCTGGCTGAAATCCTTTTGGATAAAGGTTTCCAAATTTCCGGTTCTGATTCCAAAACAAGCCCTCTGACTCAAGCCCTAGAAGCCAAAGGAGCCCAAATCTTCTACGGCCAGCGTTCTTCAAATATTCAGGACTCCGTGGACGTTGTAGTCTTCACCGCAGCTATTCATCCTGACAACCCTGAATATTCCTGCGCTGTGAAAAAGAGACTTCCAATGCTGACCCGAGCTGAGCTACTTGGACAAATCATGAGAAATTATGATACCCCAATCGCAGTGGCCGGCACTCATGGAAAGACCACCACCACATCCATGATTTCCCATATTCTCTTGGAAAGCGACTGTGATCCGACAATCTCCGTGGGGGGAATTTTACCTGTCATAGGAGGCAATATCCGAGTGGGAAACTCTGAGACCTTTGTCACAGAAGCCTGCGAGTATACCAACAGTTTTCTCAGCTTCTTCCCCAAGATCAGCCTGATTCTCAATATCGACGCAGATCACTTAGATTTCTTCAAGGATATAGAAGATATACGCCACTCTTTCCGTCTGTTCGCAGAAAAACTCCCTGCGGACGGTACATTGATCATTAACAGTGATACAGATAAATATACAGAAATTATTCGAGATCTTCCATGTGAAATTATTACCTATGGTCTAAACAGCAATGCGGACTACACAGCCCAAAATATTCAATACAATGAATACGGCTATGCCACCTTTGACTGTGTCAAAGACGGAGTCAACTTGGGGACTTACTCTCTGAGTGTACCGGGTATCCATAATGTCTCCAATGCTCTGGCAACTCTAGTCTTAGGTTTTAAGCTTGGTCTAAACAGCGAGGCGTTGAAGACTGGACTAAAACATTTCCAAGGCACTGATCGCCGTTTTCAGTACAAAGGTAAGGTAGGAGAAGTAACCGTCATAGATGACTATGCTCACCATCCCACTGAGATCAAAGCTACCTTGACAGCTGCTAAAAATTATCCCCATAAATCCTTATGGTGCGTTTTTCAGCCTCACACATACACCAGAACCAAAGCACTGCTACCAGAATTTGCAAGAGCTTTGACTTTCGCAGATCATGTAGTGCTGGCCGACATATATGCCGCCAGGGAGACCGACAATCTGGGAATCTCTTCCAGAGATCTTCAAAAACAGATTTTGGAACTTGGAACAGACTGTCATTACTTTTCAACTTTTGACGAAATTGAAAATTATCTTCTTGAGAATTGTATCCCCGGCGATTTGTTGATAACTATGGGAGCCGGAGATGTTGTAAATATTGGAGAAGACCTTCTCGGGCAATAG
- a CDS encoding ribose-phosphate pyrophosphokinase, with translation MSPSNLKNLDTIPAGRLGLIPLESCASLGAHVNDWLVKWRSERREEEDSSLAFEGYRRDSYLIDVNTPRFGSGEAKGVINESVRGDDIYIMVDVCNYSMTYRIAKYTNLMSPDDHFQDLKRVIAAIGGKARRINVIMPYLYESRQSIRKNRESLDCANALQELVNMGVENILTFDAHDARVQNSTPLHGFETVPSSYQFIKALLKCEDDLRIDNENFMIISPDEGSMNRAIYLANVLKVDMGMFYRRRDYSKKVSGLHPVVAHEFLGPKVAGKDVIIIDDMISSGDTMLEVAELLKSRQVRKIFLCSTFGLFTEGLEKFDTAYEKGLIDRVLTTNLAYQSPELLSRPYYVSCDMSKYIALLIDTLNHDLSISRLLNPVDRITRCVNNYKKEHGQPV, from the coding sequence ATGAGTCCAAGTAACTTAAAAAACCTGGATACTATTCCGGCTGGAAGACTGGGGCTGATCCCACTGGAAAGCTGTGCATCCCTGGGCGCCCATGTAAATGATTGGTTGGTAAAATGGCGTTCCGAGCGCAGGGAGGAAGAAGATTCCTCTCTGGCTTTTGAAGGATACCGCAGAGACTCTTATTTGATCGACGTAAATACCCCCCGCTTTGGTTCCGGCGAGGCAAAAGGAGTCATCAATGAATCTGTCCGCGGCGACGACATCTATATTATGGTAGACGTCTGCAATTACAGTATGACCTACCGAATCGCCAAATACACAAATCTGATGTCTCCGGACGATCATTTTCAGGACTTAAAACGCGTGATCGCTGCCATCGGCGGAAAAGCGCGCAGAATCAACGTAATCATGCCGTACCTCTATGAGAGTCGTCAAAGCATCCGCAAAAACCGCGAATCTTTGGACTGTGCTAATGCACTTCAGGAATTGGTCAACATGGGAGTTGAGAATATTCTGACCTTTGACGCCCATGATGCTAGAGTCCAAAATTCTACTCCACTGCACGGATTCGAGACTGTTCCTTCTTCCTACCAATTCATCAAAGCACTTTTAAAGTGTGAGGATGATCTGCGCATAGACAATGAGAATTTTATGATTATCAGTCCTGACGAGGGCAGTATGAACCGTGCAATCTACCTGGCAAATGTCCTGAAGGTGGATATGGGAATGTTCTATCGCCGCCGCGATTACTCTAAAAAAGTCAGCGGTTTGCACCCGGTAGTCGCTCATGAATTTCTAGGTCCGAAAGTAGCCGGAAAAGATGTCATCATCATTGACGACATGATTTCCTCAGGAGATACCATGCTGGAAGTCGCAGAATTGCTGAAGTCCCGTCAGGTGAGAAAAATCTTCCTCTGCTCCACCTTTGGACTTTTCACGGAAGGACTGGAAAAATTTGACACCGCATACGAAAAGGGCCTGATCGACAGGGTACTGACCACTAATCTGGCCTATCAGTCTCCGGAACTGCTGAGCCGTCCATACTATGTAAGCTGTGACATGAGCAAGTACATTGCTCTGCTGATTGACACTCTAAACCACGATCTGTCTATTAGCCGTCTGTTAAACCCAGTGGACCGTATCACCCGTTGTGTCAACAATTATAAAAAAGAACACGGACAGCCCGTGTAA
- a CDS encoding ABC transporter ATP-binding protein, giving the protein MSENTNDTSLLTDDMDFETPDHAWKTLKRLWQFISNQQRRLAVVFVSVIFYTFLSIVAPLYSAHIVDLLWNRIKEAFTHGSTFSISWTEGGQDIFILLLIYLAAAFFYALQSFLMSSFAETLSLRLRTEISQKLNRLPLSYFDRTKTGTILSHTVNDLDKMAEALQTGMLKLFTAVGMVVGSLFMMFRLSILLTLIFLVFTCIALAATKLVSAKTLKYAMKRQQCVSNVTTLVEEAYSGRVVIKAFNQEESSSEKMHRATEELAKATKKTDFMINAVNPAIRLINRFGQILIAVSAGRMLLNGTMTVGVFQAFFQYVNQASEPLTEVAYMVNSMQSALASLERIYDLLDEEELSAEPSLPTTIDTAKGMVEFQNVRFGYTPDHIFMHRINFSAKPGQKIAIVGSTGAGKTTLVNLLMRFYERNGGKIFLDGTDTTEMTRSNLRRNFGMVLQDTWLFDGTIAENISYSKPGASRKEIIAAAKAARADFFIRTMPHGYDTVLSNDTENISTGQRQLLTIARVFLCNPAVIILDEATSSVDTRTEIEICQAMKALMKDRTSFVIAHRLSTIRDADLILFMQNGNIIEQGNHETLLAKKGAYAELYYSQFA; this is encoded by the coding sequence ATGAGTGAAAACACCAACGACACCAGCCTGCTCACAGACGATATGGATTTTGAAACGCCGGACCACGCCTGGAAAACTCTTAAAAGGCTGTGGCAATTTATCAGTAATCAGCAAAGACGCCTGGCAGTGGTATTTGTATCTGTGATATTTTATACCTTTTTGTCCATCGTCGCCCCTTTATACAGCGCTCATATTGTGGACCTGCTCTGGAACCGAATCAAAGAAGCCTTCACCCATGGCAGCACATTTTCCATTTCCTGGACAGAGGGCGGACAAGATATCTTTATCTTATTGCTGATCTACCTAGCAGCAGCGTTTTTTTACGCACTTCAATCCTTCCTGATGTCCAGTTTCGCCGAGACACTCAGCCTGAGGCTGCGAACAGAAATTAGCCAGAAACTAAACAGACTTCCGCTCTCCTATTTTGACCGGACAAAAACGGGGACCATCCTAAGCCATACAGTCAACGACCTGGACAAGATGGCGGAAGCGCTGCAGACAGGAATGTTAAAACTGTTTACTGCCGTCGGAATGGTCGTCGGCTCACTGTTCATGATGTTTCGTCTTAGTATTCTGCTGACACTTATCTTTTTAGTATTTACTTGCATCGCTTTGGCAGCCACAAAATTAGTCTCTGCGAAAACTTTAAAGTATGCAATGAAACGGCAGCAATGCGTAAGCAATGTTACCACCTTAGTTGAGGAAGCATACAGCGGCCGGGTGGTTATAAAGGCATTTAACCAGGAAGAAAGCAGCTCTGAAAAAATGCACAGAGCCACAGAAGAATTGGCAAAAGCCACAAAAAAGACAGACTTTATGATAAATGCAGTCAACCCGGCAATTCGTCTGATCAACCGTTTTGGTCAGATTCTGATCGCGGTTTCAGCTGGCAGAATGTTACTGAACGGCACGATGACCGTGGGCGTTTTTCAGGCTTTTTTCCAGTATGTCAATCAGGCCTCCGAACCATTGACAGAAGTCGCCTATATGGTCAATAGTATGCAGTCTGCTCTAGCTTCTCTGGAACGTATTTATGATCTTCTAGACGAAGAAGAACTCTCGGCAGAGCCTTCTCTTCCTACCACCATAGACACTGCAAAGGGAATGGTAGAATTTCAGAACGTCCGTTTCGGCTATACTCCGGACCATATTTTCATGCATAGAATCAATTTTTCTGCAAAACCTGGACAAAAAATCGCAATCGTCGGAAGTACAGGCGCTGGAAAAACGACGCTTGTCAACCTTCTCATGAGGTTCTATGAGCGAAACGGTGGTAAGATTTTTTTGGATGGAACGGATACAACCGAAATGACCCGTTCCAATTTGAGAAGGAATTTTGGAATGGTTCTCCAAGATACTTGGCTGTTTGACGGCACGATTGCAGAAAATATTTCCTACAGTAAGCCCGGCGCTTCCCGCAAGGAAATCATCGCAGCCGCTAAAGCAGCCAGAGCAGACTTTTTCATCCGTACCATGCCACATGGGTACGACACAGTTCTGAGCAATGACACAGAAAACATTTCCACCGGTCAGCGGCAGCTATTGACCATAGCTAGAGTATTTCTTTGTAACCCTGCTGTCATTATCTTAGACGAAGCGACTTCTAGTGTCGACACCCGAACGGAAATCGAGATCTGCCAAGCTATGAAGGCTCTCATGAAAGACAGAACAAGCTTCGTAATCGCCCACAGACTGTCGACGATCAGAGACGCTGATTTAATCCTGTTCATGCAAAACGGCAATATCATAGAACAGGGCAACCACGAGACACTGCTGGCAAAAAAAGGCGCTTACGCAGAACTGTACTACAGCCAGTTTGCATAG
- a CDS encoding glucose-1-phosphate adenylyltransferase, producing the protein MIKKEMIAMLLAGGQGSRLGVLTERVAKPAVAFGGKYRIIDFPLSNCINSNIDTVGVLTQYQPLRLNTHIGIGIPWDLDRNEGGVTVLPPYEKSTSSEWYTGTANAIFQNMSYMEQYNPDYVLILSGDHIYKMDYEVMLDYHKANKADITIATMPVPIEEASRFGIMVTDETGRITEFEEKPEKPSSNLASMGIYIFTWEVLREALYALKDQQSCDFGKHVLPYCKEKGQRLFAYEYNGYWKDVGTLGSYWEANMELIDIIPEFNLYEEFWKIYTKGDIIPPQYISSDAVVEKSLIGEGAEIYGEVHNSVIGPNVKVEQGAVVRDSIIMRNSVVGEGTVMDKSIIAEDVIVGKNVVLGCGDENTPNVLKPAVYAFGLVTIGEGSVIPDGVKIGKNTALRGVTTKEDYPNGELVSGGVIKKDGDRA; encoded by the coding sequence ATGATTAAGAAAGAAATGATTGCCATGCTTTTGGCAGGCGGACAAGGCAGCAGATTAGGCGTTTTGACTGAGCGTGTTGCAAAACCGGCGGTAGCCTTTGGAGGAAAATATAGAATCATTGATTTTCCTCTGAGCAATTGTATCAATTCTAATATTGATACGGTGGGTGTTTTGACTCAGTATCAGCCACTGCGGTTAAACACGCATATTGGAATTGGCATTCCTTGGGACTTGGACCGGAACGAAGGCGGCGTCACCGTTCTTCCTCCTTATGAGAAGAGTACTAGCAGCGAGTGGTATACAGGTACTGCAAATGCCATTTTCCAGAATATGTCTTATATGGAACAGTATAATCCAGATTATGTGTTGATTCTGTCAGGAGACCATATTTATAAGATGGATTATGAGGTGATGCTGGATTATCACAAGGCGAATAAGGCGGATATCACCATAGCGACGATGCCAGTGCCCATAGAGGAGGCCAGCCGATTTGGGATTATGGTGACGGATGAGACGGGACGTATTACAGAATTTGAGGAGAAACCAGAAAAGCCTAGCAGCAACCTAGCGTCTATGGGAATTTACATCTTTACATGGGAAGTGCTAAGAGAAGCATTGTACGCGCTGAAAGATCAGCAAAGCTGTGATTTCGGTAAGCATGTGCTTCCGTATTGTAAAGAAAAGGGACAGAGGCTGTTTGCTTATGAATATAATGGATATTGGAAGGATGTTGGAACTCTTGGATCTTACTGGGAAGCCAATATGGAGTTGATTGACATTATTCCTGAGTTTAATCTGTATGAAGAATTTTGGAAGATCTATACCAAGGGAGATATCATACCACCGCAGTATATTTCATCAGATGCGGTTGTGGAGAAAAGCCTGATAGGAGAAGGGGCTGAGATCTATGGAGAGGTACATAACTCCGTGATAGGTCCAAATGTAAAAGTTGAACAGGGAGCGGTTGTCAGAGACTCCATCATTATGAGAAATTCCGTAGTGGGAGAAGGGACAGTAATGGACAAGTCCATCATAGCGGAGGACGTCATTGTAGGGAAGAACGTTGTGTTGGGGTGTGGCGATGAGAATACTCCTAATGTGTTAAAGCCGGCGGTGTATGCCTTTGGTCTTGTCACCATTGGGGAAGGAAGCGTAATTCCTGATGGAGTCAAAATAGGAAAGAACACTGCTCTGAGAGGTGTGACTACAAAAGAAGATTACCCTAACGGTGAGCTGGTAAGCGGGGGAGTAATTAAAAAGGACGGTGACAGAGCATGA
- a CDS encoding DnaD domain protein, whose product MIHKLPWTGVTVISNQFLDLYMPQANGEFVKIYLYLLRMQNLAQPLSLTSIADRLNCTEGDVMRALKYWEKSGLLSLTSNASGEISDIYFLDFPGEATASLEASPVDSVKPEVVPNVQKAPQKVTLTADRLKELKENEDVVQLLYIAEQYLGRTLTATDTNTLMYFYDQLEMSAELIEYLIEYCVSKGSRSIRYIEKVALGWREDGITTVTMAKQSTSAYNKDYFTVLKALGIKNRNPVNLEITMMNTWLQEYGFSLDIVVEACTRTVLQTGQPSMQYTDKILQDWRKRGVKHKKDIEALDSAHRTRQKASKAESTPKNTSNNRFNNFHQRDYDFAEYEKKLLNQ is encoded by the coding sequence ATGATACATAAACTTCCCTGGACCGGTGTCACTGTGATCTCAAACCAGTTCCTGGACCTGTATATGCCTCAGGCGAACGGAGAATTTGTAAAAATATATCTATATTTGCTGCGCATGCAAAATCTTGCACAGCCTCTTAGCCTTACCTCAATTGCCGACAGATTAAACTGTACAGAAGGCGATGTCATGCGCGCTTTAAAATACTGGGAAAAATCCGGCCTTCTCTCATTAACCTCCAACGCATCTGGCGAGATTTCGGATATCTATTTTTTGGATTTTCCTGGGGAGGCCACTGCCTCCTTGGAGGCTTCACCTGTAGATTCCGTAAAACCTGAGGTAGTCCCCAATGTACAAAAAGCTCCTCAGAAAGTTACACTCACAGCGGACAGACTGAAAGAGTTAAAAGAAAATGAAGATGTTGTCCAGCTCCTGTATATCGCAGAGCAATACCTGGGCAGAACCTTGACAGCCACAGATACCAATACTTTGATGTATTTCTATGACCAGTTGGAAATGTCAGCAGAACTTATCGAATATCTTATCGAGTACTGTGTCTCCAAAGGCAGCCGCAGTATCCGTTACATCGAGAAAGTCGCTCTGGGATGGAGGGAAGATGGAATTACCACCGTCACCATGGCCAAACAGTCCACCAGTGCCTACAATAAGGATTATTTTACAGTCTTAAAAGCGCTCGGTATCAAGAATCGGAATCCTGTCAATCTAGAAATCACCATGATGAATACCTGGCTCCAGGAGTATGGTTTTTCCCTAGATATCGTCGTGGAAGCCTGTACGAGAACCGTGCTTCAGACCGGGCAGCCCAGCATGCAGTACACAGACAAAATCCTACAGGACTGGCGCAAACGAGGCGTAAAACACAAAAAAGACATTGAGGCCTTAGACAGTGCCCACAGAACCCGCCAAAAAGCTTCAAAGGCGGAATCAACACCCAAAAATACTTCCAATAATCGTTTTAACAATTTTCATCAAAGAGATTACGACTTTGCAGAATATGAGAAAAAACTGCTGAACCAATAG
- a CDS encoding ATP-binding protein, with protein sequence MLRNIEYETIMREYQRRQTKSRHEQEDRQAEVYRTSPRFREIDNEIAALSVQKARELLMGEPSTFNLKSRIQLLAQERQRLLEQYGFPPDYLLPRYQCNLCQDTGYIGHEKCSCFKKAVIDLLYGQSNLQEILEKENFDHFSFDYYSDKIKNDATGLSAKETAQAAFSKAKYFIAQFDTEFQNLFLYGDTGVGKTFLSHCIAKELLDSAHSVFYFSSFDLFDLFAQKTFTKNISAEEIDNYIFNCDLLIIDDLGTEMTNTFVSSQLFLCINERLMHKKSTIISTNLTLENFSDTYSERTFSRIASNFDMIKLIGKDIRIQKLFLGGNKHESK encoded by the coding sequence ATGCTGAGAAATATTGAATATGAGACCATCATGCGGGAATACCAGCGCAGGCAGACTAAGAGCCGGCACGAACAGGAAGATCGTCAGGCAGAAGTCTACCGCACTTCTCCCCGTTTTCGAGAAATTGACAATGAGATCGCAGCTCTCAGCGTCCAAAAAGCCAGAGAGCTGCTCATGGGGGAACCCAGCACCTTTAATCTAAAATCCAGGATTCAACTTTTAGCCCAGGAGCGCCAAAGACTCCTAGAGCAATATGGTTTTCCCCCCGATTACCTGTTGCCTCGCTATCAGTGTAATCTGTGCCAAGATACCGGTTATATTGGGCATGAAAAATGCAGTTGCTTCAAAAAAGCCGTCATCGACCTTTTGTACGGACAGTCTAATCTTCAAGAAATTTTGGAAAAAGAGAACTTTGACCACTTTTCTTTCGACTATTATTCTGATAAAATAAAAAATGACGCGACTGGGCTGAGTGCGAAAGAAACCGCTCAAGCTGCTTTTTCTAAAGCAAAGTATTTTATCGCCCAGTTTGATACAGAATTTCAAAATCTGTTTTTATATGGAGACACTGGGGTCGGAAAAACCTTTTTATCTCACTGTATTGCAAAAGAGTTGTTGGACAGTGCTCACAGCGTTTTTTATTTTTCTTCTTTTGATTTATTTGACCTGTTTGCACAGAAGACTTTCACCAAAAATATATCAGCGGAAGAAATCGACAACTATATTTTCAACTGTGACCTGCTGATTATCGACGATCTGGGGACTGAGATGACCAACACGTTTGTGTCATCCCAACTTTTTTTGTGCATCAACGAGCGGCTTATGCACAAAAAATCCACCATTATTTCCACAAATCTCACTTTGGAAAATTTCTCAGATACCTATTCTGAGCGGACCTTCTCCAGAATCGCAAGTAACTTTGACATGATAAAACTCATTGGCAAAGATATAAGAATTCAAAAATTATTTCTAGGAGGAAACAAACATGAGTCCAAGTAA
- a CDS encoding ABC transporter ATP-binding protein — MKTILRFMKPYKRLCFFTVLVMVLDVAGGLLIPTITADMINAGVSGRNMDYLIRGGALMLAITLIASLGGLLGSYLSADLSSKIGRDMRNSIYDQSLKFSASDFEQFGTGSMITRTLNDVNIIQQGIVWFIQMVLPVPAVCIIGIVMAFSIDSKMGFLMIGATIFIILLAVFVTQKASLIFDRLQKFLDRMNVVLRENVTGVRVIRAFNKENYEEKRMRKSFEDYAKSAIQANRLFAGLESIALLAINLCIVCILWLGGNRIGSGYMEIGDITALTQYAIMILFYIVMAQMVIILIPRAMICVQRISDVLHLAPEIKDGFSSLDKNDSQASDIIRFQNASFRFADTSENTLSNLTFSCRKGQTTAIIGSTGSGKSTIAKLMLRFHDVSSGSILLDGKDIRELTQRELRKHISYVPQKAWLFSGTIADNLRYGNPHATEQEMRHALSISQSDFVNDLPDGLHTPVSQGGTNFSGGQKQRLSIARALMQKAGLYIFDDSFSALDFKTDAALRKALVSEIKEAAVLIIAQRISTIMNAEQIIVLEEGQIVGIGTHDFLMKTCSVYQDIAKSQMKGDTVHE; from the coding sequence GTGAAAACAATCCTACGTTTTATGAAACCATATAAACGACTGTGCTTTTTCACAGTACTCGTCATGGTCTTAGATGTCGCAGGGGGACTGCTCATCCCCACCATCACAGCAGATATGATAAACGCCGGAGTCAGCGGCAGAAATATGGACTATCTAATCCGCGGTGGAGCTCTCATGTTGGCCATAACGCTCATTGCCAGTTTGGGCGGTCTGCTGGGCAGTTATCTCAGCGCAGATCTCTCCTCCAAAATAGGACGTGATATGAGAAATTCCATCTACGACCAATCGCTCAAATTTTCCGCCTCTGATTTTGAACAGTTTGGCACTGGCTCCATGATTACCCGCACTTTAAATGATGTAAATATCATTCAACAAGGTATTGTCTGGTTTATCCAAATGGTATTGCCTGTTCCGGCAGTCTGTATTATAGGAATCGTCATGGCCTTTTCCATTGATTCCAAGATGGGGTTTCTAATGATCGGCGCAACTATTTTTATCATACTTTTGGCCGTCTTCGTCACACAGAAGGCTTCCCTGATTTTTGACAGACTTCAAAAATTCCTTGACCGGATGAACGTAGTTCTACGTGAAAATGTCACAGGAGTCCGTGTCATCCGCGCGTTCAACAAAGAAAACTACGAAGAAAAACGCATGCGCAAATCTTTCGAGGATTACGCCAAATCAGCAATCCAGGCCAATCGTCTGTTCGCCGGATTAGAAAGCATCGCTTTGTTGGCAATCAACCTGTGTATCGTATGTATTCTCTGGTTAGGCGGAAATCGAATCGGCTCCGGTTACATGGAAATCGGTGATATCACCGCGCTGACCCAGTATGCTATCATGATTCTCTTTTACATCGTCATGGCCCAAATGGTCATCATTTTAATTCCAAGAGCTATGATCTGTGTCCAAAGAATCTCTGATGTTCTACACCTTGCCCCAGAAATCAAAGACGGTTTCTCTTCCTTAGATAAGAACGACTCTCAGGCTTCTGACATTATACGCTTTCAAAACGCAAGTTTTCGCTTCGCCGATACCAGTGAGAATACCTTAAGCAATCTAACTTTTAGTTGCCGAAAAGGGCAGACAACCGCAATCATCGGCAGTACCGGAAGTGGAAAATCCACAATTGCCAAATTGATGCTCCGCTTCCACGATGTCTCCTCCGGCTCCATCTTACTAGACGGCAAGGACATCCGGGAACTCACACAGAGAGAACTGAGGAAACACATCTCTTATGTACCACAAAAAGCGTGGCTGTTCTCCGGTACGATTGCAGATAATCTTAGATATGGAAATCCTCACGCGACAGAACAGGAAATGCGTCATGCCCTATCCATCTCACAGTCTGACTTTGTAAATGATCTGCCAGATGGCCTTCACACCCCTGTATCACAAGGAGGTACAAATTTCTCAGGAGGTCAAAAGCAGCGTCTTTCCATAGCCCGTGCCTTAATGCAAAAGGCCGGATTATATATCTTCGACGACAGCTTTTCTGCCTTGGATTTTAAGACAGACGCTGCGCTTCGAAAAGCCCTTGTCAGTGAAATAAAAGAGGCTGCCGTTCTGATTATTGCCCAGAGAATCAGTACCATTATGAACGCAGAACAAATCATCGTTTTGGAAGAAGGGCAAATCGTCGGCATCGGAACTCACGACTTTCTGATGAAAACCTGTTCTGTCTATCAGGACATCGCAAAATCCCAAATGAAAGGAGACACCGTCCATGAGTGA